A portion of the Sphingobacterium spiritivorum genome contains these proteins:
- a CDS encoding siderophore-interacting protein — MAAKTKSRSGQFEARVVEKIYLTPHLIRIILTSEDVPLYADATIGVNNKILIPPAGVDEIHFPTFDFEAGKWLYPAPEVAPVVRTYTHRAIDVEKKQLMIDFVAHGEAGPASRWAIHAKEGDLLGIMMHMDPSVLYAEADWYFLIGDATAIPVISAILEDLPASAHAEVLLEVHGKEDEIEPEINASYHIHWLHNINPENSSELASFAKDIEIPEHVRKFAYVATEYRTVKELRNYFRKELEWTKDELYAYSYWKAGQTEDGSAADRHEESYGKPSG, encoded by the coding sequence ATGGCAGCTAAGACAAAAAGTAGATCAGGTCAGTTTGAAGCCAGAGTAGTTGAAAAAATCTATTTGACTCCACACCTGATCCGCATTATTTTGACATCAGAAGACGTTCCTTTATATGCAGATGCGACGATAGGCGTTAATAACAAGATCTTAATTCCTCCGGCCGGAGTAGATGAAATCCATTTTCCGACATTTGATTTTGAGGCTGGAAAGTGGCTATACCCTGCTCCTGAAGTAGCCCCGGTTGTACGGACGTATACCCACCGGGCAATTGATGTGGAAAAGAAACAACTTATGATTGATTTTGTAGCACACGGAGAGGCGGGGCCTGCATCCAGATGGGCCATTCATGCTAAGGAAGGGGATTTGCTGGGTATTATGATGCATATGGATCCCTCTGTTCTTTATGCAGAGGCAGACTGGTATTTTCTGATCGGAGACGCAACAGCTATTCCGGTTATATCTGCTATTCTGGAAGACCTTCCAGCCAGTGCACATGCGGAAGTACTTCTGGAAGTCCATGGCAAAGAAGATGAAATCGAACCGGAAATTAATGCTTCATACCATATCCACTGGCTACACAATATAAATCCGGAAAATAGCAGTGAGCTGGCTTCCTTTGCCAAGGATATTGAAATACCGGAGCATGTCCGCAAATTCGCTTATGTTGCGACGGAATACCGTACTGTAAAAGAGTTGCGCAATTATTTCAGAAAAGAATTGGAATGGACCAAAGATGAACTGTATGCGTATTCCTATTGGAAAGCCGGACAGACAGAAGACGGGTCTGCTGCAGACAGACATGAAGAAAGTTATGGTAAGCCATCCGGTTAA
- a CDS encoding trans-sulfuration enzyme family protein — protein MNKDQSKIIREQADRSAQREHSVPLYLTSSFIFDSAEQGRAIFAEEEQGMVYSRYANPNTTELINKVCIMEQAEAGLAFSSGMAAVFASFAGIIESGDHIVSSRAIFGSTHQLFTQLFPKWGVTTTYVDAANPEEWEKAIQPNTKIIFLESPSNPGLELVDLEWLGKFKEKYPNIILSIDNCFATPYLQKPILYGFDLVIHSATKYMDGQGRVLGGIVVGKQELIDKLMFFIRHTGPALSPFNAWVISKSLDTLGLRMDRHSSNALALAEALEHHAEIEDVKYPFLPSHPQYELAKKQMKAGGGIVTFVVKGGFERAKAFVDQLEMILYTSNLGDSRSIATHPASTTHSKLTEEERLNLGIRPGSIRLSVGLEDKEDIIGDILQALDKTK, from the coding sequence ATGAATAAAGATCAATCTAAAATCATACGCGAACAAGCCGACCGTTCAGCGCAACGTGAACATTCGGTTCCTTTATACTTAACCTCAAGTTTCATTTTTGATAGTGCAGAGCAGGGCAGGGCTATCTTTGCAGAAGAAGAGCAAGGAATGGTGTATTCCAGATATGCTAACCCTAATACGACCGAACTGATCAATAAAGTGTGCATTATGGAGCAGGCTGAAGCAGGTCTGGCTTTTTCTTCCGGAATGGCTGCTGTTTTTGCTTCCTTTGCAGGCATTATAGAAAGCGGAGATCATATTGTTTCGTCCCGTGCGATATTCGGTTCTACACATCAATTATTTACCCAGTTATTTCCAAAATGGGGAGTAACAACGACCTATGTCGATGCCGCTAATCCGGAAGAATGGGAAAAAGCAATACAACCTAATACAAAAATCATCTTTCTGGAATCTCCTTCTAATCCCGGACTGGAACTAGTCGATCTGGAATGGCTGGGTAAATTCAAAGAAAAATATCCGAATATCATCCTGTCTATAGATAACTGTTTTGCAACGCCTTATCTTCAAAAACCTATTTTATATGGTTTTGATCTGGTCATCCACTCTGCAACCAAATATATGGACGGCCAGGGGCGTGTTCTTGGAGGAATTGTGGTAGGAAAGCAGGAACTGATTGATAAACTGATGTTCTTTATCCGCCATACCGGTCCTGCACTATCTCCGTTTAATGCATGGGTCATTTCCAAGAGCCTCGACACCCTTGGCTTGCGCATGGACAGACATAGCAGCAATGCGCTGGCATTGGCAGAAGCACTGGAGCATCATGCAGAAATAGAGGATGTAAAATACCCTTTTCTTCCTTCTCATCCTCAATATGAACTGGCGAAGAAGCAGATGAAAGCCGGGGGTGGTATTGTGACATTTGTCGTTAAAGGTGGTTTCGAAAGAGCAAAAGCTTTCGTAGATCAACTGGAAATGATTTTGTACACTTCCAATCTTGGAGATTCACGCTCTATAGCTACACATCCGGCATCAACGACGCATTCCAAACTAACGGAAGAAGAAAGATTGAATCTGGGAATCCGGCCGGGAAGCATACGCCTCTCAGTAGGTCTTGAAGATAAAGAGGACATCATCGGAGATATCCTGCAAGCATTGGATAAAACCAAATAA
- a CDS encoding catalase codes for MEENKKKITTASGAPVVNYEDTMTAGPRGPVLLQDYFLHEKLAHFNRERIPERIVHAKGSGAYGTFTVTNDITQYTRAKFLNEIGKQTRLFIRFSTVGGEKGSADSERDPRGFAVKFYTEDGNYDLVGNNTPVFFVKDAKKFPDFIHTQKRDPYTNCKSPTMMWDFWSLNPESLHQVTILMSDRGTPYGYRHMHGFGSHTFSMINANNELVYVKYHFRTEQGIKNLTDAEAADMKREDPDYAQRDLVEAIDNGNFPKWKLYIQVMTVEQTKTFRWNPFDLTKVWSQKEYPLIEVGVMELNENPDNYFAHVEQAAFAPAHVVDGISFSPDKMLQGRILSYPDAQRYRLGGNYEQIPVNRCPFMVTNYQRDGLMTVNGNSGSDPNYYPNSFDGHYEDQSYKEPAIQLDSTIGDYYDRNAPGEDDHYTQPGDLYRLLDAEQKQHLINNIVGAMSGIDGPKKMEIINRQLCHWFRADINLGIGVAQGLGLDMAELSKHMPQK; via the coding sequence ATGGAAGAAAATAAAAAGAAAATTACAACTGCATCCGGTGCCCCTGTAGTAAATTATGAAGACACAATGACAGCTGGCCCAAGAGGCCCTGTTTTATTGCAGGATTACTTTCTGCATGAGAAATTGGCGCATTTTAACAGAGAGCGCATACCGGAAAGAATTGTGCACGCCAAAGGTTCGGGTGCTTATGGCACATTTACCGTGACCAATGATATTACTCAATATACACGCGCAAAATTTTTGAATGAGATTGGTAAACAGACCAGATTGTTCATCCGCTTCTCTACAGTGGGAGGCGAAAAAGGATCTGCTGATTCTGAACGTGATCCGCGGGGATTTGCTGTTAAATTCTATACAGAAGACGGAAACTATGACTTAGTTGGTAACAACACTCCGGTATTCTTTGTAAAGGATGCAAAAAAATTCCCTGACTTTATCCACACACAGAAACGTGACCCATATACGAACTGCAAATCGCCGACAATGATGTGGGATTTCTGGTCCTTAAATCCGGAGTCCTTGCATCAGGTTACTATTCTGATGTCAGACAGAGGAACACCTTACGGATACCGTCATATGCACGGTTTTGGAAGCCACACTTTCTCGATGATCAATGCCAATAATGAATTGGTTTATGTAAAATATCATTTCCGTACCGAGCAAGGCATTAAGAACCTGACCGATGCTGAGGCTGCTGACATGAAACGTGAAGATCCTGACTACGCACAGCGTGATCTTGTGGAAGCTATAGACAACGGTAATTTCCCGAAATGGAAATTATACATACAGGTCATGACTGTAGAGCAAACCAAAACATTCCGATGGAATCCTTTTGACCTGACAAAAGTATGGTCACAGAAAGAATATCCGCTTATAGAAGTCGGTGTAATGGAATTAAACGAAAATCCTGACAACTATTTTGCACATGTGGAACAAGCTGCTTTTGCACCGGCACATGTTGTCGATGGCATCAGCTTTTCACCGGATAAAATGCTGCAGGGACGAATCCTGTCATACCCGGATGCTCAACGCTATCGTCTGGGTGGAAATTATGAACAAATTCCGGTAAACAGATGTCCTTTTATGGTCACAAACTATCAAAGAGATGGCCTGATGACAGTCAATGGAAACAGCGGTTCCGATCCGAACTATTACCCGAATAGTTTTGATGGTCACTATGAAGATCAGAGCTACAAAGAGCCTGCCATACAGTTGGACAGCACTATAGGTGATTATTATGATCGTAATGCTCCCGGAGAAGACGATCATTACACGCAACCTGGAGATCTCTACAGACTATTAGATGCCGAGCAGAAACAGCATCTGATCAATAATATTGTTGGCGCAATGTCAGGTATTGACGGACCTAAAAAGATGGAAATCATCAACCGCCAATTGTGTCATTGGTTCAGAGCAGATATCAACCTGGGTATAGGAGTCGCACAAGGATTGGGTTTGGATATGGCCGAATTAAGTAAGCATATGCCACAAAAATAG